A section of the Marinimicrobium koreense genome encodes:
- a CDS encoding LLM class flavin-dependent oxidoreductase: MLLQEKTFSLLELASVREDGSITETLRDTLRYAQKADQLGFERFWLAEHHNMEGIASSATSVLIGHIAGGTERIKVGSGGIMLPNHPPLVIAEQFGTLASLYPGRIELGLGRAPGTDAITMRALRRDMRSADDFPQDVGLLQQLLAPLKPGQKLKAIPGAGTEVPIWLLGSSLFSAQLAAQKGLPYAFAGHFAPRLVREALHVYRENFQPSEVLDKPYAILGIPLIAADTDAEARYLATTSHQRILALLRGQPLWLKPPVEDMTPLWSPEEEAAVKDFLSLAVVGGPDTVREDLEALCRELPFDEFMFTIDVYDPAARVHALQILSELRRRD, encoded by the coding sequence ATGCTGCTCCAAGAAAAGACATTCTCGCTACTCGAACTCGCTTCGGTCAGAGAAGACGGCTCCATCACTGAAACACTACGGGACACGCTTCGCTACGCCCAAAAAGCGGACCAACTCGGCTTCGAACGCTTCTGGCTGGCCGAACACCACAACATGGAAGGCATTGCCAGCTCCGCGACCTCCGTGTTGATCGGCCACATCGCCGGGGGCACTGAACGCATTAAGGTCGGCTCCGGCGGCATCATGCTGCCCAACCACCCGCCGCTGGTGATCGCCGAACAATTTGGCACCCTCGCCAGCCTCTACCCGGGGCGCATTGAACTGGGTCTGGGCCGCGCGCCCGGCACCGACGCCATCACCATGCGAGCGCTGCGCCGGGATATGCGTTCCGCCGACGACTTCCCACAGGACGTCGGGTTACTACAGCAACTGCTCGCGCCCCTGAAACCCGGCCAGAAACTCAAAGCCATTCCCGGCGCCGGCACCGAAGTGCCCATCTGGCTGCTGGGTTCCAGTCTGTTCAGCGCACAGCTTGCCGCGCAGAAAGGCCTACCCTACGCCTTCGCCGGCCACTTCGCACCGCGCCTGGTCCGTGAAGCCCTGCATGTCTACCGGGAAAATTTTCAGCCTTCTGAGGTATTGGACAAACCTTACGCCATTCTGGGGATTCCACTGATTGCGGCGGACACCGATGCCGAAGCGCGTTACCTGGCCACAACCAGCCATCAGCGCATTCTGGCCCTGCTGCGCGGCCAGCCGCTGTGGTTGAAGCCGCCGGTAGAGGATATGACACCGCTGTGGTCGCCCGAGGAAGAGGCCGCCGTAAAGGACTTTCTCAGCCTGGCGGTGGTCGGTGGCCCCGATACCGTGCGGGAAGATCTGGAAGCTCTGTGCCGGGAGCTGCCCTTTGATGAGTTTATGTTTACCATTGATGTGTACGACCCGGCGGCGCGTGTGCACGCACTGCAAATACTCTCCGAATTACGGCGCCGCGATTGA
- a CDS encoding MAPEG family protein: protein MLKPMLALMFWTLCVALYLLTLRILAVRKGTVSIGYFRLYPPDQAAPARALAAARHYDNLFQVPILFYLACVTSLAMGLNGPVALAWGFVALRVVHGLIHMGYNNVMHRFIAFMASNLLLVAIWVVIALQLGSRV from the coding sequence ATGCTGAAACCCATGCTCGCCCTGATGTTCTGGACGCTCTGCGTCGCTCTCTATTTGCTGACCCTGCGGATCTTGGCGGTGCGTAAGGGCACGGTGTCAATTGGCTATTTTCGGCTCTACCCGCCAGATCAGGCCGCTCCGGCACGGGCGCTGGCGGCGGCGCGTCATTATGACAACCTGTTTCAGGTGCCGATCCTGTTCTACCTCGCCTGCGTCACCAGTCTGGCCATGGGACTCAATGGCCCGGTGGCGCTGGCCTGGGGGTTTGTGGCGCTGCGGGTGGTGCACGGTCTCATCCATATGGGCTACAACAACGTAATGCATAGGTTCATAGCATTTATGGCGAGCAACCTGTTGTTGGTGGCCATTTGGGTGGTGATTGCGTTGCAGCTGGGGAGTCGGGTTTAG
- a CDS encoding DUF5924 family protein, producing MEQPGETPAQTIERPAWSRRALNRLIATFKRYPKVLALAGFLFGLGSFVLVERKPALAQVVAVLMMASWLWLMFENTLRRNALRLLKLKVPRPALHFITQMVHQESLFFVLPFFFFTVTWNSGQTLFMGLLCAAALVSVIDPLYYNHLAKRRWLFLGFHALALFAVMLTALPIILHLSTAQSYPLALGIAVLLAIPSVISALPPRRWWRSLALIGVVAALGLAGWYGRLWVPPATLWLTQVAVSTDIDIQDKAPGNRLTQLSETKLHQEGLYAYTAIRAPRGLNERIYHVWRLNGEIVDTIALDIQGGRKEGYRAWTHKQHFPKQAVGHWQVQVVTEARQMIGVLRFEVTDIGN from the coding sequence ATGGAACAACCCGGCGAAACACCCGCACAGACCATTGAACGCCCTGCCTGGTCTCGCCGGGCGCTGAACAGGCTGATTGCCACCTTCAAGCGCTACCCCAAAGTGCTGGCGCTGGCGGGTTTTCTGTTCGGCCTTGGCAGCTTCGTTCTGGTCGAGCGCAAACCCGCACTCGCCCAGGTGGTCGCGGTGTTGATGATGGCCAGCTGGCTCTGGCTGATGTTCGAGAACACCTTGCGGCGCAACGCGCTGCGCCTGCTGAAGCTGAAAGTCCCACGCCCCGCTCTGCACTTCATCACCCAGATGGTGCACCAGGAGAGTCTGTTTTTCGTCCTGCCGTTTTTCTTTTTCACGGTCACCTGGAACAGCGGGCAGACGCTGTTTATGGGGCTGCTGTGCGCCGCAGCGCTGGTCTCGGTCATTGACCCGCTCTATTACAACCATCTGGCCAAGCGACGTTGGCTGTTTCTCGGCTTTCACGCCTTGGCCTTGTTCGCGGTCATGCTCACCGCACTGCCGATCATCCTGCATCTGAGTACCGCCCAGAGCTACCCTCTGGCGCTCGGCATCGCCGTGCTGCTGGCCATTCCCAGTGTCATCAGTGCGCTGCCGCCCCGGCGCTGGTGGCGCAGCCTGGCCCTGATCGGGGTGGTTGCCGCCCTCGGCCTCGCGGGCTGGTACGGACGCCTCTGGGTGCCCCCGGCCACCCTCTGGCTGACTCAGGTGGCGGTGAGCACCGATATCGATATTCAGGACAAAGCACCGGGAAACCGCCTGACGCAACTGAGCGAAACCAAGCTACACCAGGAAGGGCTCTATGCCTACACGGCGATCCGCGCGCCGCGCGGGCTGAACGAGCGGATTTACCATGTCTGGCGCCTGAACGGCGAAATCGTCGACACCATTGCACTGGATATTCAGGGCGGTCGCAAAGAGGGATACCGGGCCTGGACCCACAAGCAGCACTTCCCGAAACAGGCGGTGGGCCATTGGCAAGTCCAGGTGGTGACCGAAGCGCGCCAGATGATTGGCGTGCTGCGCTTTGAGGTTACCGATATCGGGAATTGA
- a CDS encoding DUF349 domain-containing protein — protein MSPLKRLFGSRNKQPSLDEQIKALEDRPESELLALVQSDTQEALREAALNHLSYNQTLLNLSLGDGNGRLQQAARKRIGQLLEEEHLSLEELSKAVSDEAQLLALSSYSSRAGQAVLEQINEPELLLELAVNGASIQIRRAAAEKITTRPELEKLHKAAQGRDKTVYKLAKQRLEAFKAEDARRAEAEAHALVICEKLEQLLRTEQDPLFDAKLDKLHQDWTALPITPPQELAQRYQQALDQYRDKQTERAELEAQLAAREEAEQARQSEAQNRLTELHAQLKQFGSELYSADRETLLGDQWPEQLNSAGESLKALETDALPKRERESLERQIHQLNELLALLREHGPLEQWTPQLNQPEQSAQARKVLKQLVKTARQWPENDRPAPVQDAINALNALEQQEKAKEQSQRKHIREVEGLVRQGLSAAQRGQVRRARGLHRASQEKRETLEHIPAHLASKLEELDQAIERLSDWHEFAVTPKKEALIRSMQALEHSTMNPEELARKIHHLQDDWREVSKGVPHHDEDLWHQFQEASHRAFEPCKEFFEAQAREREANQAKREELIEQVQLYLNGYHWDSPVWKDVEHTLKQARREWRDAWPVPRQAVKAQEERFEPLMDQLHAKLGEAYDAHRAEKELLVQRAEQLREQSDLHQAIEGAKDLQVQWKQVGQCRPREDQALWKQFREHCDAIFARRQAQFEAADQARQAQAEEAESLIKALKTLQQQPLDTPGAQRARIDELKSQFQALKELPRQQAQALNDAFYQTLKALDEQHKNARRQAKERQRQQLFNAAEAVRALELASLEGGDTTAAQEEASIALEAVEHWPGDSQAILNQRLERAASLTSAVQTENLEALRLLCIRKEIATGQESPESDKARRMAYQMEQLQQGLGQRSDTAESLLLEWLTLGGVPDPEYTQLLTRFQPH, from the coding sequence ATGTCACCACTGAAGCGACTATTTGGTTCCCGTAACAAGCAACCTTCTCTGGACGAGCAGATCAAGGCGCTGGAAGACCGCCCCGAGTCGGAGTTGCTGGCGCTGGTACAGAGCGACACCCAGGAAGCGCTGCGCGAGGCGGCCCTGAACCACCTGAGCTACAACCAGACCCTGCTCAACCTCTCGCTCGGTGATGGCAACGGCCGCCTCCAGCAGGCCGCGCGCAAGCGCATCGGCCAATTACTGGAAGAAGAGCACCTGAGTCTGGAAGAACTGTCCAAAGCGGTGTCCGATGAGGCCCAGTTACTGGCCCTGAGCAGCTACTCGTCCCGGGCCGGCCAGGCGGTACTCGAACAGATCAACGAGCCCGAACTGCTGCTGGAGCTGGCGGTGAACGGGGCCAGCATCCAGATCCGTCGGGCAGCGGCCGAGAAAATCACCACCCGCCCGGAGCTGGAAAAACTGCACAAAGCCGCCCAGGGTCGGGACAAAACCGTGTACAAGCTCGCCAAACAGCGACTGGAGGCCTTCAAGGCGGAGGACGCCCGACGTGCCGAGGCCGAAGCCCACGCGCTGGTGATCTGTGAGAAGCTCGAGCAACTGCTGCGCACCGAACAGGACCCGCTGTTCGACGCCAAGCTCGACAAGCTGCATCAGGACTGGACCGCCCTGCCCATTACCCCGCCGCAGGAACTTGCCCAACGCTACCAGCAGGCACTGGATCAGTATCGCGACAAACAGACCGAACGGGCCGAGCTGGAGGCACAACTGGCGGCTCGGGAAGAAGCCGAGCAGGCCCGCCAGAGCGAGGCGCAAAACCGACTGACCGAGCTTCACGCCCAACTCAAGCAGTTCGGTAGCGAACTGTACAGCGCTGACAGGGAGACACTGCTCGGTGACCAGTGGCCCGAACAGCTCAATAGCGCCGGCGAATCGCTGAAAGCCCTGGAAACCGATGCCTTACCCAAGCGCGAGCGCGAATCGTTGGAGCGCCAGATTCACCAGCTGAACGAGCTGTTGGCACTTCTGCGCGAGCACGGCCCTCTGGAACAGTGGACCCCCCAATTGAATCAGCCGGAGCAGAGCGCACAGGCCCGCAAGGTCCTCAAACAACTGGTGAAAACCGCCCGCCAGTGGCCGGAGAACGATCGCCCCGCCCCCGTTCAGGACGCGATAAACGCCCTGAATGCGCTGGAGCAACAGGAGAAGGCCAAAGAGCAATCCCAGCGCAAGCACATTCGTGAGGTCGAAGGCCTGGTGCGCCAGGGGCTGAGTGCCGCGCAGCGCGGCCAGGTACGGCGGGCGCGGGGTTTGCATCGCGCCAGCCAGGAGAAGCGGGAAACCCTGGAGCACATCCCGGCCCACCTGGCGAGCAAGCTGGAGGAGCTGGATCAGGCGATTGAACGCTTGAGCGACTGGCATGAATTCGCGGTCACTCCCAAGAAAGAAGCACTCATTCGCTCCATGCAGGCCCTGGAACACAGCACCATGAACCCGGAAGAGCTGGCCCGCAAGATTCATCACCTCCAGGATGACTGGCGGGAAGTCAGCAAGGGCGTGCCCCATCACGACGAGGACCTGTGGCACCAGTTTCAGGAGGCCTCGCATCGCGCCTTCGAGCCCTGCAAGGAGTTCTTCGAAGCCCAGGCCAGAGAGCGCGAAGCCAACCAGGCCAAGCGGGAGGAATTGATCGAGCAGGTGCAGCTCTACCTGAACGGCTATCACTGGGACAGCCCAGTGTGGAAAGACGTCGAGCACACCCTCAAGCAGGCACGGCGCGAGTGGCGCGATGCCTGGCCGGTGCCGCGCCAGGCGGTCAAAGCCCAGGAAGAGCGGTTTGAGCCTCTGATGGATCAACTGCACGCCAAGCTGGGGGAAGCCTACGATGCGCACCGGGCTGAAAAAGAATTACTGGTACAACGAGCCGAGCAATTGCGCGAGCAGAGCGATCTGCATCAGGCCATTGAAGGCGCCAAAGACCTTCAGGTCCAGTGGAAACAGGTCGGCCAGTGCCGCCCCCGCGAAGATCAGGCCCTGTGGAAGCAATTCCGCGAACACTGCGACGCCATCTTCGCCCGCCGGCAAGCCCAGTTTGAGGCGGCCGATCAGGCGCGCCAGGCCCAGGCCGAGGAAGCGGAGTCCCTGATCAAGGCACTCAAGACGCTGCAACAGCAACCACTGGATACCCCCGGGGCACAGCGGGCGCGGATCGATGAACTCAAGAGCCAGTTCCAGGCTCTGAAAGAGCTTCCCCGCCAGCAGGCGCAGGCCCTCAATGACGCCTTCTACCAGACGCTCAAAGCCCTGGATGAGCAGCACAAAAACGCTCGCCGCCAGGCTAAAGAGCGCCAGCGCCAGCAGCTGTTCAACGCCGCCGAAGCGGTGCGCGCGCTTGAATTGGCCAGCCTTGAAGGCGGCGATACCACCGCAGCCCAGGAAGAGGCGAGCATCGCGCTGGAGGCCGTGGAGCACTGGCCCGGCGACAGCCAGGCCATTTTGAATCAACGCCTGGAACGGGCGGCCAGCCTGACATCTGCGGTCCAGACGGAGAACCTGGAGGCCCTGCGTCTGCTGTGTATCCGCAAGGAAATCGCGACCGGTCAGGAATCCCCCGAGTCCGACAAGGCGCGCCGAATGGCCTATCAGATGGAACAATTACAGCAGGGCCTGGGTCAACGGTCTGACACAGCGGAATCACTGCTGCTGGAATGGTTGACCCTGGGGGGTGTCCCCGATCCGGAATACACCCAACTGCTGACACGATTCCAGCCGCACTGA
- the fabV gene encoding enoyl-ACP reductase FabV: MIIKPKVRGFICTNAHPQGCAANVREQIDYTKAQGPINGGPKNVLVIGCSTGYGLASRITAAYGSGAKTLGVCFEKPPTEKRTASAGYYNTAAFHEFAEADGLYAHTINGDAFSDEIKAQTIEQIKKDLGKIDLVVYSLASPRRTDPKTGETYTSVLKPIGQAYTSKGLNTDTLKITETTVEPANDEEIANTVKVMGGEDWELWIDALKDADVLEQNCQTTAYTYLGDKLTWPIYGKATIGKAKEDLDRASLAIDQKLDDLNGTAHVAVLKAVVTQASSAIPVMPLYMSILFKVMKEQGTHEDCIHQLQRLFVECLYSANPRLDDEDRFRVDELELDPKVQAKVEEIWPQVTEDNLFELTDYKGYNEGFLKLFGFGVDGVDYEADVSPLVKAPF; the protein is encoded by the coding sequence ATGATTATCAAGCCAAAAGTACGCGGATTCATCTGCACCAACGCCCACCCACAGGGCTGCGCCGCCAACGTGCGCGAGCAGATCGACTACACCAAGGCCCAGGGGCCCATCAACGGTGGCCCGAAAAACGTACTGGTCATCGGCTGCTCCACCGGCTATGGCCTGGCCTCACGCATCACCGCCGCCTACGGCTCTGGCGCCAAAACCCTCGGGGTCTGCTTCGAAAAACCGCCCACCGAGAAGCGTACCGCCTCCGCCGGCTACTACAACACCGCCGCCTTCCACGAATTTGCCGAAGCTGATGGCCTCTACGCTCACACCATCAATGGGGACGCCTTCTCCGACGAGATCAAGGCCCAGACCATCGAGCAGATCAAAAAAGACCTGGGCAAAATCGACCTGGTGGTCTACAGCCTGGCCTCGCCCCGACGCACCGACCCCAAGACCGGTGAAACCTACACCTCCGTGCTCAAGCCGATTGGTCAGGCCTACACCTCCAAAGGCCTGAACACCGATACCCTGAAAATCACCGAGACCACCGTCGAGCCGGCCAACGACGAAGAAATTGCCAACACCGTCAAAGTGATGGGCGGCGAAGACTGGGAACTGTGGATCGACGCCCTGAAAGACGCCGACGTGCTGGAGCAGAACTGCCAGACCACCGCCTACACCTACCTGGGCGACAAGCTGACCTGGCCGATCTACGGCAAGGCCACCATCGGCAAGGCCAAAGAAGACCTGGATCGCGCCTCCCTGGCCATCGACCAGAAACTGGATGACCTCAACGGCACGGCCCACGTCGCGGTACTCAAAGCAGTGGTCACCCAGGCCAGCTCCGCCATTCCGGTGATGCCGTTGTACATGTCCATCCTGTTCAAAGTAATGAAAGAGCAGGGCACCCATGAAGACTGCATTCACCAGCTGCAGCGTCTGTTCGTGGAATGCCTGTATAGCGCCAACCCGCGTCTCGACGACGAAGACCGTTTCCGCGTAGACGAGTTGGAGCTGGACCCCAAAGTACAGGCCAAGGTGGAAGAAATCTGGCCGCAAGTGACCGAAGACAACCTCTTTGAACTGACCGACTACAAGGGCTACAACGAAGGTTTCCTGAAGTTGTTCGGCTTTGGCGTCGACGGTGTGGACTACGAGGCGGATGTCAGTCCGTTGGTGAAGGCGCCGTTTTAA
- the ydiJ gene encoding D-2-hydroxyglutarate dehydrogenase YdiJ — protein sequence MIPSIRHTSPVQSRYLAFIEALRQSDFQGDLNPDYANRTVLATDNSIYQVLPQGVIYPKNVDDLVILARLSDQPDYQDIVLSPRGGGTGTNGQSLTDGLVVDTSKYMNQILEINVEERWARVQCGVVKDQLNAALKPHGLFFAPDLSTSNRATIGGMINTDASGQGSCRYGKTRDHVLELRTVLLDGSDWTSRPMDDAELTEVSQREDRPGEVHKTLNQIHTDHAELIDAKFPKLNRCLTGYDFAHVRTPEGRFDLNSVLCGSEGTLGFIAEAKLNLLPIPKVSALVNVNYRDFNAALRDATELMKAEPTAIETVDSKVLNLAMNDIVWHSVSEFFPPAESGEPIQGINLVEYTADSEEELEAAVKALTDQLDADTDVSKGRLGYSLAWGSASVAKIWAMRKKSVGLLGNAEGEARPIPFVEDTAVPPENLADFIMEFRQVLDERGMTYGMFGHVDAGVLHVRPAIDMKDPEQEALIRPITDQVVELVKKYKGLLWGEHGKGVRAEYAPEFFGELYPQLQRLKAAFDPRNQLNPGKIATPAPELELLKIDGVTTRGQQDRKIPVQVWEGYSEGMHCNGNGQCHNWNPNDAMCPSWKGTRLRTHTPKGRASLVREWLKQLSERDVNAIEESEATRQQSFLLNLPTRIKNTIGKKRGEYDFSHEVHESMMGCLACKSCTGQCPIKVDVPSFRSKFLELYYGRYLRPLKDYFIGGLEFMVPTLAKVPWLYNGLMKPRFMQALMAKVAGMVDSPLLTGVSLDNELQTRKIRYASAQNIAALTQEQRDKAVILVQDAFTSYFETQLVLDSLDLLTKLGFTPLVAPFKPNGKPLHVHGFLGPFAKAAVKNAEHLNDLARSGIPLVGLEPSMTLAYRSEYQKVLGKEAPEVALLQEWLAEQKAQLEARANLLQPGDYSLLAHCTEKTNAAGSIKDWQAVFGALGQTLNVIDTGCCGMAGTYGHEASNVETSKRIYGLSWAEVLANPEHEGKLTATGYSCRSQVKRIDDVAIPHPVQVLLAQM from the coding sequence ATGATACCGAGCATACGCCATACCTCCCCCGTCCAGAGCCGCTACCTCGCGTTTATTGAGGCCCTGCGCCAATCCGACTTTCAGGGCGACCTGAACCCGGACTACGCCAACCGCACCGTGCTGGCGACCGACAACTCCATCTACCAAGTCCTGCCCCAGGGCGTCATCTACCCCAAAAACGTGGACGACCTGGTGATCCTGGCCCGGCTCAGCGACCAGCCCGATTATCAGGACATCGTCTTGAGCCCCCGCGGTGGCGGCACCGGCACCAATGGCCAGTCCCTCACCGACGGACTGGTGGTGGACACCTCCAAATACATGAACCAGATCCTCGAAATCAACGTCGAGGAGCGCTGGGCGCGGGTCCAATGCGGCGTGGTGAAAGACCAGTTGAACGCGGCCCTCAAGCCCCACGGACTGTTCTTCGCCCCGGATCTGTCCACCAGCAACCGGGCCACCATCGGCGGCATGATCAACACCGACGCCTCCGGCCAGGGCTCCTGCCGCTACGGCAAAACCCGGGACCACGTGCTGGAGCTGCGTACCGTATTGCTCGACGGCAGCGACTGGACCTCCCGCCCCATGGACGACGCCGAGCTGACCGAAGTCAGCCAGCGCGAGGATCGCCCGGGCGAGGTACACAAGACACTCAATCAGATTCACACCGACCACGCCGAGCTGATCGACGCCAAATTTCCCAAGCTCAATCGCTGCCTGACCGGCTACGATTTTGCCCATGTGCGCACACCCGAAGGTCGCTTTGATCTGAACAGCGTGCTGTGCGGCAGCGAAGGCACCCTGGGCTTTATCGCCGAGGCCAAGCTCAACCTGCTGCCCATCCCCAAGGTCTCCGCGTTGGTGAATGTTAACTACCGGGACTTTAACGCGGCGCTGCGCGATGCCACCGAGCTGATGAAAGCCGAACCCACCGCCATCGAAACCGTGGACTCGAAGGTGCTCAATCTGGCGATGAACGACATCGTCTGGCACAGCGTGTCCGAGTTCTTTCCGCCAGCGGAGAGCGGCGAGCCGATTCAGGGCATCAACCTGGTGGAGTACACCGCCGACAGCGAGGAAGAACTGGAAGCCGCGGTCAAAGCGCTGACCGATCAACTGGATGCCGACACCGATGTCAGTAAAGGCCGCTTGGGTTACAGCCTCGCATGGGGTTCGGCGTCGGTCGCAAAAATCTGGGCCATGCGCAAAAAATCCGTGGGCCTGTTGGGCAATGCCGAAGGTGAAGCCCGTCCCATTCCCTTCGTGGAAGATACCGCTGTGCCGCCGGAAAACCTGGCCGACTTCATCATGGAGTTCCGTCAGGTACTGGATGAGCGCGGCATGACCTACGGCATGTTCGGCCATGTGGACGCGGGAGTACTCCACGTGCGCCCCGCCATCGACATGAAAGATCCGGAACAGGAAGCCCTGATCCGCCCGATCACCGACCAAGTGGTTGAGCTGGTCAAAAAATACAAAGGCCTGCTCTGGGGCGAACACGGCAAGGGCGTGCGCGCCGAATACGCGCCGGAATTTTTCGGCGAACTCTACCCGCAGTTGCAACGACTGAAAGCCGCCTTCGATCCGCGCAATCAGTTGAATCCGGGCAAAATTGCCACGCCCGCGCCGGAGTTGGAACTGCTCAAGATTGACGGCGTCACCACCCGCGGTCAGCAGGACCGGAAAATTCCGGTGCAGGTCTGGGAAGGTTACAGCGAGGGCATGCACTGCAACGGCAATGGTCAGTGCCACAACTGGAACCCCAACGACGCCATGTGCCCCTCCTGGAAAGGCACGCGCCTGCGCACCCACACCCCCAAAGGTCGGGCCTCATTGGTGCGCGAGTGGCTCAAGCAGTTGAGCGAGCGGGACGTGAACGCGATCGAGGAATCCGAAGCGACGCGCCAGCAGTCGTTCCTGTTGAACCTGCCGACGCGCATCAAAAACACCATTGGCAAAAAGCGCGGCGAATACGACTTTTCCCACGAAGTCCACGAGTCCATGATGGGCTGTCTGGCCTGTAAGTCCTGCACCGGTCAGTGCCCCATCAAGGTGGACGTACCCAGCTTCCGCAGCAAGTTTCTGGAGCTGTATTACGGTCGCTACCTGCGCCCATTGAAAGATTATTTTATCGGCGGGCTGGAATTTATGGTGCCCACCTTGGCCAAGGTGCCCTGGCTGTACAACGGCCTGATGAAGCCCCGGTTTATGCAGGCCCTCATGGCCAAAGTGGCCGGCATGGTGGACAGCCCGCTGCTTACCGGCGTCTCCCTGGACAACGAACTGCAGACACGCAAAATCCGTTACGCCAGCGCCCAGAATATTGCGGCGCTCACTCAAGAGCAGCGGGATAAAGCGGTAATTCTGGTGCAGGACGCCTTCACCAGCTATTTTGAAACCCAGTTGGTATTGGACAGCCTCGACCTGCTGACCAAGCTGGGCTTCACGCCGCTGGTGGCGCCTTTCAAACCCAACGGCAAACCACTCCACGTCCACGGTTTCCTCGGCCCCTTCGCCAAGGCGGCGGTGAAAAACGCCGAGCACCTGAACGATCTCGCCCGCAGTGGTATTCCTCTGGTGGGACTGGAGCCGTCCATGACCCTCGCTTATCGCAGCGAGTACCAGAAGGTGTTGGGCAAAGAGGCGCCTGAGGTGGCCCTGTTGCAGGAGTGGCTGGCAGAGCAGAAAGCGCAGCTCGAAGCGCGCGCGAATTTGTTGCAGCCGGGAGATTATTCGCTGTTGGCCCACTGCACGGAAAAAACCAACGCGGCCGGATCGATCAAGGATTGGCAGGCGGTGTTCGGTGCATTGGGACAGACCCTGAATGTGATCGATACCGGTTGTTGCGGTATGGCGGGCACTTACGGGCACGAGGCCAGTAACGTTGAAACGTCGAAGAGAATTTACGGTCTATCATGGGCAGAGGTCTTGGCAAATCCGGAACACGAGGGAAAACTGACTGCCACCGGTTACTCCTGCCGTTCTCAGGTGAAACGCATTGACGATGTCGCCATTCCCCATCCTGTGCAGGTGTTGTTGGCGCAGATGTGA
- a CDS encoding phosphoribosylaminoimidazolesuccinocarboxamide synthase — translation MRLADSVLAVNNDLPIRTDRPVHSGKVRSVYWLTTADSERLIREKGYPVAPDTPLAIMVISDRISAFECLWKGEGGMNGVPGKGAALNAISNHWFQRFREEGLADSHILDIPHPLVWIVQKAQPVMIEAICRQYITGSMWRAYDKGERTFCGITLPDGLERDQKLPELLITPSTKGILKGLDGVPEADDVNISRADLERHYQAFNFRSPSDIDAYERLLKEGFGVISDDLATIDQIFVDTKFEFGYVRNAEGQEKLIYMDEVGTPDSSRIWDGAQYREGKVVEQSKEAFRQELLHYFDDPDVLLDKSRMDERTALAEQTELPREVMMRVSDTYVGIAEKIIGRPLALSDNPRAEIIDTLRSQYGLIQD, via the coding sequence ATGCGGCTTGCGGACTCAGTACTGGCAGTAAATAACGACCTTCCCATCCGGACCGACCGGCCCGTGCACAGCGGCAAGGTCCGCTCGGTTTACTGGCTGACCACCGCCGACAGCGAGCGCCTGATCCGGGAAAAAGGCTACCCCGTCGCCCCGGACACCCCCCTGGCGATCATGGTCATCAGCGACCGGATTTCTGCCTTCGAATGCCTCTGGAAAGGCGAAGGCGGCATGAACGGCGTACCCGGCAAGGGCGCGGCGCTGAACGCCATTTCCAATCACTGGTTCCAGCGCTTTCGCGAAGAGGGGCTGGCCGACAGCCACATTCTGGATATTCCCCACCCTCTGGTGTGGATTGTGCAGAAAGCCCAACCGGTGATGATCGAGGCCATCTGCCGCCAGTACATCACCGGCTCCATGTGGCGCGCCTACGACAAGGGTGAGCGCACCTTCTGCGGTATCACTCTGCCCGACGGGCTGGAGCGGGACCAGAAACTGCCCGAGCTGCTGATCACCCCCTCCACCAAAGGCATTCTCAAGGGTCTGGATGGTGTGCCGGAGGCGGATGACGTCAACATCAGCCGCGCCGATCTGGAGCGGCACTATCAGGCCTTCAACTTCCGCTCACCCAGCGATATCGACGCCTACGAGCGCTTGCTCAAAGAGGGCTTTGGGGTAATCAGCGACGATCTGGCCACGATCGACCAGATTTTCGTCGACACCAAGTTCGAGTTTGGCTATGTCCGCAATGCCGAGGGTCAGGAAAAGCTGATCTATATGGACGAAGTCGGTACGCCGGACTCATCCCGTATCTGGGACGGCGCCCAATACCGGGAGGGCAAAGTTGTCGAGCAGTCCAAAGAAGCCTTCCGGCAGGAGTTGCTACACTACTTTGATGACCCGGATGTGCTGCTGGATAAAAGCCGTATGGACGAACGCACCGCGCTGGCCGAACAGACCGAACTGCCCCGGGAGGTGATGATGCGCGTGTCCGATACCTATGTGGGTATTGCGGAGAAAATCATTGGCCGCCCGCTGGCGCTGTCGGATAACCCGCGGGCGGAGATTATCGACACCCTGCGCAGCCAGTACGGGTTGATTCAGGACTGA